The following proteins come from a genomic window of Dongia rigui:
- a CDS encoding serine hydrolase domain-containing protein codes for MTTAAPHSPRIPRADWDRPPHNRWAFHHIREILPTAEVWRGSGPVSALPRRPFRLDDVRFQAARGELTIRQFLDDSFTDGFIVLKDGAIVFERYMNGMTERSAHLSQSVAKSLTGALIGILSHRGALDPNGLVTDYLPELKATGYDGATLQQILDMSSGVAYDETYTDPFSDVGQTDVASGWKPKPAGDTRAWPRSIWQQILGLKQCNAEHGARFNYRSIETDVLAFVAERVTGQRLPQLISAEIWQKLGCEENSYYTVDAEGYALADGGFNATLRDYARFGLMIAQDGVIDGRQVVPAAWIAETRRGDPDQFDADYRATMPFGAYRNQFWLPDYRGRATNCLGVFGQWIHADPDTGIVIVKLSSWPDFLDDARFVEQEAACAAVKRALVHA; via the coding sequence ATGACGACCGCAGCACCGCATTCCCCACGCATTCCCCGCGCCGATTGGGATCGGCCGCCCCATAATCGCTGGGCTTTCCACCACATCCGCGAAATCCTGCCGACCGCCGAGGTCTGGCGTGGGTCTGGCCCGGTGAGCGCTCTGCCACGGCGTCCCTTCCGCCTCGACGATGTCCGTTTCCAGGCGGCACGCGGCGAACTCACCATCCGCCAGTTCCTCGACGACAGCTTCACCGATGGATTCATCGTCCTCAAGGACGGCGCCATCGTGTTCGAGCGCTACATGAACGGGATGACCGAGCGCTCGGCGCATCTGTCGCAATCGGTCGCCAAATCGCTGACCGGGGCGCTGATCGGCATTCTCAGCCATCGCGGCGCCCTTGATCCCAACGGTTTGGTCACCGATTACCTGCCGGAGCTCAAGGCCACCGGTTATGACGGCGCCACCTTGCAGCAAATCCTCGATATGAGTTCGGGCGTCGCTTATGACGAGACCTATACCGATCCCTTCTCCGATGTCGGGCAGACCGATGTGGCGTCGGGCTGGAAGCCGAAGCCTGCCGGCGACACGCGGGCCTGGCCCAGATCGATCTGGCAGCAGATCCTGGGACTGAAGCAGTGCAACGCCGAACATGGCGCCCGCTTCAACTACCGCTCGATTGAAACCGATGTGCTGGCTTTCGTCGCCGAACGCGTCACCGGGCAGCGATTGCCGCAGCTCATCTCTGCAGAGATCTGGCAGAAACTGGGCTGTGAGGAGAACAGCTACTACACCGTCGATGCCGAAGGTTATGCGCTGGCCGATGGCGGTTTCAACGCGACATTACGCGACTATGCGCGCTTCGGCCTGATGATTGCACAAGATGGCGTGATTGACGGCCGTCAGGTCGTGCCGGCCGCGTGGATCGCCGAAACGCGCCGCGGTGACCCCGATCAATTCGATGCCGACTACCGTGCCACCATGCCGTTCGGCGCCTACCGTAACCAGTTCTGGCTGCCGGACTATCGCGGCCGCGCCACCAACTGCCTCGGCGTGTTCGGACAGTGGATTCATGCCGACCCGGACACAGGCATCGTCATCGTCAAACTGTCGTCCTGGCCCGATTTCCTGGATGATGCGCGTTTCGTCGAACAGGAGGCCGCCTGCGCCGCCGTGAAGAGGGCCCTCGTTCATGCTTGA
- a CDS encoding ABC transporter permease: MADIAQGKNQAPVRKKWGRGFDVKQQNGFTTIAMICFVMLYAPILTLVAYSFNAGTSVAIWAGFSWRWYESAWANQQVYDASVRSLTIAAFAAVVSTIVATMAALATTRTKPFPGLTFIYAFINQPLMVPEIVTGIALLIFFAAIKVATGYTGLGYLLIAHTAFCIPFAYLPIRARLENMDLSLERAAADLYATPFKTFRYVTLPLLWPGVLAGGMLAFVISLDDVVITELVKSGGQDTLPTYMLGQLRRVVTPEMNAISSVFLAISIVMVTIFFLLNRKKT, encoded by the coding sequence ATGGCTGATATCGCGCAAGGGAAAAATCAGGCGCCCGTCCGGAAAAAATGGGGCCGCGGATTCGACGTCAAGCAGCAGAACGGCTTTACCACCATCGCGATGATCTGCTTCGTGATGCTCTATGCGCCGATCCTCACGCTTGTGGCCTATTCCTTCAACGCCGGCACTTCGGTGGCGATCTGGGCCGGGTTCTCGTGGCGCTGGTATGAATCGGCCTGGGCCAACCAGCAGGTCTATGACGCCTCGGTCCGCTCGCTCACGATCGCCGCGTTCGCGGCGGTGGTCTCGACCATCGTCGCCACCATGGCGGCACTGGCGACGACCCGCACCAAGCCTTTCCCGGGCCTCACCTTCATCTACGCCTTCATCAACCAGCCGCTGATGGTGCCGGAAATCGTCACCGGCATCGCGCTCCTGATCTTCTTCGCGGCGATCAAGGTGGCGACCGGCTACACCGGTCTTGGCTATCTGCTGATCGCCCATACGGCCTTCTGCATCCCGTTCGCCTATCTGCCGATCCGGGCGCGCCTCGAAAACATGGATCTCAGCCTCGAGCGGGCGGCGGCCGATCTTTATGCGACGCCGTTCAAGACGTTCCGCTACGTCACGCTGCCTTTGCTGTGGCCGGGGGTGCTGGCCGGCGGCATGTTGGCCTTCGTCATCTCGCTTGACGATGTTGTGATCACCGAATTGGTGAAATCGGGCGGGCAGGATACGCTGCCGACGTATATGCTGGGGCAGTTGCGGCGTGTCGTGACGCCGGAAATGAATGCCATCTCGTCGGTCTTCCTGGCGATATCGATCGTGATGGTGACGATCTTCTTCCTGCTCAACAGGAAGAAAACATGA
- a CDS encoding ABC transporter ATP-binding protein, producing MSAAVAVEAKNVSKIFGAPGAEVRALDNVSVTIRQNEFFTLLGPSGCGKTTLLRLIAGFEMPSDGSILLEGEEVAHLPPYKRHVNTVFQSYALFPHMTVAQNIAFGLEMLGKPKAEVQQTVTAMLKLVRMEELKDRRTSQISGGQQQRVALARALAPKPKVLLLDEPLSALDLKLRKEMQIELKRMQMETGITFIFVTHDQEEALTMSDRIAVMSKGKILQIGSPAEIYEHPTVRFVADFIGETNFIEAEVTQRIANEGQIKLPSGIVISHPVAENVGVGATVTLAIRPERIDLVRPDAEAHLKGKISNVVYFGTDTTFHVEIDGTSKHVTARVQNRRGHQEVLKAGDAVGLRIAPEAMQILKD from the coding sequence GTGTCAGCTGCTGTAGCTGTCGAAGCTAAGAACGTAAGCAAGATTTTCGGGGCGCCCGGCGCGGAAGTTCGCGCCCTCGACAATGTCTCGGTCACAATCCGCCAGAACGAATTCTTCACGCTGCTGGGCCCGTCGGGATGCGGCAAGACCACCCTGCTGCGCCTCATTGCCGGGTTCGAGATGCCGAGTGACGGCTCGATCCTCCTGGAAGGCGAAGAGGTGGCGCATCTGCCGCCCTATAAGCGGCATGTGAACACGGTTTTTCAGTCCTACGCCCTGTTCCCGCACATGACCGTGGCGCAGAACATCGCCTTCGGCCTCGAAATGCTGGGCAAGCCCAAGGCCGAAGTGCAGCAGACCGTCACCGCCATGCTGAAGCTGGTTCGCATGGAGGAGCTCAAAGACCGCCGCACCAGCCAGATTTCCGGCGGCCAGCAACAGCGCGTGGCGCTGGCCCGCGCGCTGGCGCCCAAGCCGAAGGTGCTGCTGCTCGACGAACCGCTTTCGGCCCTTGATTTGAAGCTCCGCAAGGAGATGCAGATCGAGCTGAAGCGCATGCAGATGGAAACGGGCATCACCTTCATCTTCGTGACCCACGACCAGGAAGAAGCCCTCACCATGTCCGACCGCATCGCGGTCATGTCGAAGGGCAAGATCCTGCAGATCGGCTCGCCTGCCGAGATCTACGAGCATCCGACCGTCCGCTTCGTCGCCGATTTCATCGGCGAGACCAATTTCATCGAAGCCGAAGTCACCCAGCGCATCGCCAATGAAGGGCAGATCAAGCTGCCGTCCGGCATCGTCATCAGCCATCCGGTGGCCGAGAATGTCGGCGTCGGTGCCACGGTGACCTTGGCAATCCGGCCGGAACGCATCGATCTGGTGCGGCCCGACGCGGAAGCGCATCTCAAGGGCAAGATCTCCAACGTCGTCTATTTCGGGACCGACACGACCTTCCATGTCGAGATCGACGGCACCAGCAAGCATGTGACGGCGCGCGTGCAGAACCGCCGCGGGCACCAGGAAGTCTTGAAGGCCGGCGACGCCGTTGGCCTGCGCATCGCCCCCGAAGCCATGCAGATCCTGAAGGATTAA
- a CDS encoding LysR substrate-binding domain-containing protein produces MSTNRNKNRRQLPPLNALRAFEAVARFLSFTKAADELLVTQSAVSRQVKNLEDILGVALILRKAQLELTEEGKRLLPVLTDSFDRMDGIIGSFRRQSKKPPLSLAVPPTFARRVLLPRLPEFQRANPDLEIRLETPPVNPDFRNSGHDLAILFGEIEADGLIADVLMRERSSPLCAPDLFKKSAWPDVKTMIAKAPLLHIRQGNDSWHDWRMLARQVGFAGVPVERGVVVETADQAVQVALSGGGVTEVDPRLCADEVKSGQLVAPFDISIMTGRTYTLVCRPDETDLARIAAFREWALGALVESNIADAPEPKAP; encoded by the coding sequence ATGAGCACGAACCGAAACAAGAACAGACGGCAATTGCCGCCCTTGAATGCCTTGCGCGCCTTCGAAGCCGTGGCGCGGTTTCTGAGCTTCACCAAGGCCGCCGACGAATTGCTGGTGACGCAAAGCGCCGTCAGCCGCCAGGTGAAGAACCTGGAAGACATCCTGGGTGTGGCCCTCATTCTGCGGAAAGCGCAGCTGGAGCTAACCGAGGAAGGCAAGCGCCTGCTGCCCGTGCTGACCGACAGCTTCGATCGCATGGACGGCATCATCGGCTCGTTCCGGCGCCAATCGAAGAAGCCGCCCTTGAGCCTGGCTGTGCCGCCGACCTTTGCCCGGCGCGTGCTGCTGCCGCGCCTGCCCGAATTCCAGCGCGCCAATCCGGATCTCGAGATCCGGCTGGAAACGCCGCCGGTCAATCCCGATTTCCGCAATTCCGGCCATGACCTCGCCATCCTCTTTGGCGAGATAGAGGCCGACGGTCTCATCGCCGACGTGCTGATGCGCGAGCGCTCCTCGCCGCTTTGCGCCCCCGATCTCTTCAAGAAATCGGCCTGGCCGGATGTGAAGACCATGATCGCCAAGGCGCCGCTGCTCCATATCCGCCAGGGGAATGATTCCTGGCATGACTGGCGGATGCTGGCGCGCCAGGTGGGCTTTGCCGGTGTCCCCGTCGAACGCGGCGTGGTGGTGGAAACCGCCGATCAGGCGGTACAAGTGGCGCTATCGGGGGGTGGCGTCACCGAGGTCGACCCGCGCCTTTGCGCCGACGAGGTCAAGAGCGGCCAGCTGGTGGCCCCTTTCGATATCAGCATCATGACAGGGCGCACCTATACACTGGTCTGCCGTCCCGACGAGACGGACCTTGCCCGCATCGCCGCCTTTCGCGAATGGGCGCTGGGCGCGCTGGTCGAATCCAACATCGCGGATGCGCCCGAACCGAAGGCGCCATGA
- a CDS encoding RluA family pseudouridine synthase translates to MNAQEIQARILYRDALMLVIDKPAGLPVHAGPGGGPNLERSFEHLRFGLPKPPALAHRLDRDTSGCLALGRQHKGLSKLGKLFQEGRIGKTYWAITSAAPPEASGTISAALKKLTTRAGGWRMIVVGDDEKDAQKAVTYYKVLGSGGGYWWLELNPKTGRTHQIRVHLAHLGCPILGEPQYLPEGSAKPTAKLHLHSRALVVPLYPKKDPIRVEAPPPAHMIRALQACGFVTG, encoded by the coding sequence ATGAACGCCCAGGAGATCCAGGCCCGCATCCTCTACCGCGATGCGCTGATGCTGGTCATCGACAAGCCGGCGGGGCTGCCGGTCCATGCCGGTCCCGGCGGCGGGCCCAATCTGGAGCGCAGCTTCGAGCATCTGCGCTTCGGCCTGCCCAAGCCGCCCGCTTTGGCGCACCGCCTCGACCGCGATACCTCCGGCTGCCTGGCGCTGGGTCGCCAGCACAAGGGCCTCTCCAAGCTGGGGAAGCTGTTCCAGGAAGGCCGCATCGGCAAGACCTATTGGGCCATCACCAGCGCGGCCCCGCCCGAGGCCTCCGGCACGATATCGGCGGCCTTGAAGAAGCTCACCACCCGCGCCGGCGGCTGGCGCATGATCGTTGTCGGCGACGATGAGAAGGACGCCCAGAAGGCGGTCACCTACTATAAGGTGCTGGGATCGGGGGGCGGCTATTGGTGGCTGGAGCTCAACCCCAAGACCGGGCGGACGCACCAGATCCGCGTCCACCTCGCCCATTTGGGATGCCCTATATTAGGTGAGCCGCAATACCTGCCCGAAGGCTCGGCGAAGCCCACGGCCAAACTGCACCTCCATTCCCGCGCCCTGGTTGTCCCTTTATATCCGAAAAAGGACCCGATCCGGGTCGAGGCGCCGCCCCCCGCCCACATGATCCGGGCGTTGCAGGCCTGTGGATTTGTAACCGGCTAA
- a CDS encoding ABC transporter permease yields the protein MADGKSVSNPAAAAAAAADRRDTRNRWLLSAPALIILLFAAIGPLIIVVIYSFLKKGDYGGVEWQFSTDGWYSVILQKDIFTDAVSIADAHISILLRSVKLSFFTTILALLFGFPTAYFIATRNEKSRELWLFLITIPFWTNLLIRTFAVMEVIRNEGIVNSLLLGLGIIDTPLQIMFTDFAVMMGLLYVYLPLMVLPLYASMERIDFRLVEAGYDLYATRWRVLRHVIFPLVKPGVIAGSILVFIPSLGAYVTPRVLGGGRNLMLGNLIEMQFGQGRNWPLGAALSITLMAIVMIALLFYVRNASKTEARHG from the coding sequence ATGGCGGACGGGAAATCAGTTTCAAATCCGGCCGCTGCGGCAGCTGCGGCGGCGGACAGGCGCGACACGCGCAACCGTTGGCTCCTGTCGGCGCCGGCCCTCATCATCCTGCTCTTTGCGGCGATCGGGCCGCTCATCATCGTCGTCATCTATTCCTTCCTGAAGAAGGGCGATTACGGCGGGGTGGAATGGCAATTTTCGACCGACGGCTGGTACAGCGTCATCCTGCAAAAGGATATCTTCACGGACGCCGTGAGCATCGCCGATGCGCACATCTCAATCCTGTTGCGCTCGGTCAAGTTGTCCTTCTTCACCACCATCCTGGCCTTGCTGTTCGGCTTTCCGACGGCCTATTTCATCGCCACGCGGAATGAAAAGTCGCGCGAATTGTGGCTGTTCCTCATCACCATCCCGTTCTGGACCAACCTCCTCATCCGCACCTTCGCGGTGATGGAAGTGATCCGCAATGAGGGTATCGTGAACTCGCTGCTCCTGGGCCTCGGGATCATCGACACGCCGCTGCAGATCATGTTCACCGATTTCGCGGTCATGATGGGCCTGCTCTATGTCTATCTGCCGCTGATGGTGCTGCCGCTTTACGCCAGTATGGAGCGTATCGACTTCCGCTTGGTCGAGGCGGGATACGATCTTTATGCGACGCGCTGGCGTGTGCTGCGGCATGTCATCTTCCCGCTGGTGAAGCCCGGCGTCATTGCCGGTTCGATCCTGGTCTTCATCCCCTCGCTCGGTGCCTATGTGACGCCGCGCGTGCTGGGTGGCGGGCGCAATCTGATGCTGGGCAACCTCATCGAGATGCAGTTCGGCCAGGGCCGCAACTGGCCGCTGGGGGCCGCACTCTCGATCACCTTGATGGCCATCGTCATGATTGCGCTGCTGTTTTATGTCCGCAACGCCTCGAAGACGGAGGCACGTCATGGCTGA
- the pheS gene encoding phenylalanine--tRNA ligase subunit alpha — MSESGQDLGALQKKWLDAVSASASIETLEQVRVDALGKKGEISGLMKTLGTMSPDARKEFGAKINVVKDEVTAAIDAKKANLGDAALNAKLARETLDLTLPVRPEYEGRIHPISQTIDEIIAIFGEMGFSVAEGPDIEDDFHNFTALNIPADHPARQMQDTFYLPQKEDGSQMVLRTHTSPVQIRTMLKGDLPIRVICPGRTYRVDSDMTHSPMFHQVEGLVIDTHTNMGHLKGCLQDFVRAFFGIDNLPVRFRPSYFPFTEPSAEVDIGCDRSGGELKLGGDKDGNAKNWLEILGSGMVHPNVLKNCGIDPAKYQGFAFGMGIERIAMLKYGIPDLRTFYETDLRWLRHYGFVPLDIPTAVGGLTR, encoded by the coding sequence ATGAGTGAGAGTGGTCAGGATCTTGGAGCGCTGCAGAAGAAATGGCTCGACGCCGTCTCTGCCAGCGCCAGCATCGAAACGCTGGAACAGGTGCGTGTCGACGCGCTGGGCAAGAAGGGCGAGATTTCCGGGTTGATGAAGACCTTAGGCACCATGAGCCCGGACGCCCGCAAGGAATTCGGCGCCAAGATCAACGTCGTGAAGGATGAGGTCACCGCCGCCATCGATGCAAAGAAGGCCAATCTCGGCGACGCGGCCTTGAACGCCAAGCTGGCGCGCGAAACGCTCGACCTCACTTTGCCGGTGCGTCCGGAATACGAGGGCCGCATCCACCCGATCAGCCAGACCATCGACGAAATCATCGCCATCTTCGGCGAGATGGGCTTCTCGGTCGCGGAAGGGCCGGATATCGAGGACGATTTCCACAATTTCACGGCGCTCAACATCCCGGCCGACCACCCGGCGCGCCAGATGCAGGACACCTTCTATCTGCCGCAGAAGGAAGACGGCAGCCAGATGGTCTTGCGGACGCATACCTCGCCGGTGCAGATCCGCACCATGCTGAAGGGCGATCTCCCCATCCGCGTCATCTGCCCGGGGCGCACCTACCGCGTCGATAGCGACATGACGCATTCGCCGATGTTCCACCAGGTCGAAGGCCTGGTGATCGACACGCATACCAATATGGGTCACCTCAAAGGCTGCCTGCAGGATTTCGTGCGCGCCTTCTTCGGCATCGACAATCTGCCGGTCAGGTTCCGCCCCAGCTATTTCCCCTTCACCGAACCCTCGGCGGAGGTCGATATCGGCTGCGACCGCTCGGGCGGTGAGTTGAAGCTCGGCGGCGACAAGGACGGCAATGCCAAGAACTGGCTGGAAATCCTTGGTTCCGGCATGGTGCACCCCAACGTGCTGAAGAATTGCGGCATCGATCCTGCGAAATACCAGGGCTTTGCCTTCGGCATGGGGATCGAGCGCATCGCCATGCTGAAATACGGCATCCCCGATCTTCGGACCTTCTACGAAACCGATCTGCGCTGGCTGCGCCATTACGGTTTCGTACCCCTCGACATCCCCACCGCTGTGGGAGGATTGACACGATGA
- the rplT gene encoding 50S ribosomal protein L20: protein MARTKRGVTSHARHKKVLEMAKGYVGRSSTNFRIAIEKVEKGLQYAYRDRRAKKRDFRGLWIQRINAGVREHGLTYSQFINGVKKAGIEVDRKVLSDLAIHEPAAFAALVKQAQEALAK from the coding sequence ATGGCACGTACCAAGCGGGGCGTTACATCGCACGCCCGCCACAAAAAAGTGCTCGAGATGGCCAAGGGCTATGTCGGGCGTTCCTCTACGAACTTCCGCATCGCCATCGAGAAGGTCGAAAAGGGCCTGCAGTATGCGTATCGCGACCGCCGCGCCAAGAAGCGCGATTTCCGCGGTCTGTGGATCCAGCGCATCAATGCCGGTGTCCGTGAGCACGGCCTCACCTATTCGCAGTTCATCAACGGCGTGAAGAAGGCCGGCATCGAAGTCGACCGCAAGGTCCTCTCCGATCTCGCCATCCACGAGCCGGCCGCTTTTGCGGCGCTGGTGAAGCAGGCCCAAGAGGCGCTGGCGAAGTAA
- the rpmI gene encoding 50S ribosomal protein L35, which produces MPKMKTKSSAKKRFKLTASGLVKFKPSQKRHRLISKPTKMKRQARRGEVMADVDAKKVIKFFIPNGL; this is translated from the coding sequence ATGCCCAAGATGAAGACGAAGAGCAGCGCCAAAAAGCGCTTCAAGCTCACTGCCTCTGGTTTGGTCAAGTTCAAGCCGTCCCAGAAGCGTCACCGCCTTATCAGCAAGCCGACGAAGATGAAGCGCCAGGCCCGCCGCGGCGAGGTCATGGCCGATGTTGATGCCAAGAAGGTCATCAAATTCTTCATCCCCAACGGTCTTTAA
- a CDS encoding extracellular solute-binding protein yields MTYLQAFKSTAMAVTIMLALSACGEKKEEAASEGASTATSEAASTATSEAAPAASTATSDAAAAAAPAGGSLNIYNWGNYTNPKLIEKFEKENNVKVTVTDYDSNDVALAKIKAGGHGFDIVVPSNNFVSVFINEGLLEETKPNTMSNFKNMDPRWVDVDFDKGRNYTVPWQWGTTGLTVNTGAYKGDPNTWAILFDTPAELKGKTNVVPEMNDVIAAALAYKGFSPVCNGNKDELKQARDLLMASKPNWISMDYGNVEKYAKEDIMAGLNWNGASMRARLQNPKIVYGYPKEGVAVWMDNVAVIKGAANIENAKKFQNFIMDPENAALISDFAKYANGIAGSEKFLDKEFAAAPEINLPEGQKTFIQAACPPEVTELYTAIWTELTK; encoded by the coding sequence GTGACATATCTACAGGCATTCAAGAGCACGGCCATGGCCGTCACCATCATGCTGGCGCTGAGCGCCTGCGGCGAGAAGAAGGAAGAAGCCGCCTCGGAAGGCGCTTCGACGGCGACCAGCGAAGCTGCTTCGACCGCCACCAGCGAAGCGGCGCCCGCCGCATCGACGGCGACCAGCGACGCGGCCGCTGCCGCAGCACCGGCCGGCGGTTCGCTCAACATCTACAACTGGGGCAACTACACCAACCCCAAGCTGATCGAGAAGTTTGAGAAAGAGAACAACGTCAAGGTGACGGTCACCGATTACGACTCGAACGACGTTGCCCTCGCCAAGATCAAGGCTGGCGGCCATGGCTTCGACATCGTCGTGCCCAGCAACAACTTCGTCTCGGTCTTCATCAACGAAGGCCTGCTGGAAGAGACCAAGCCGAACACCATGTCGAACTTCAAGAACATGGATCCGCGCTGGGTCGATGTCGATTTCGACAAGGGTCGCAACTACACGGTTCCCTGGCAGTGGGGCACCACGGGCCTGACCGTCAACACCGGCGCCTATAAGGGCGATCCCAATACCTGGGCGATCCTGTTCGACACCCCGGCCGAGCTCAAAGGCAAGACCAACGTCGTTCCGGAAATGAACGATGTGATCGCGGCCGCTCTTGCGTATAAGGGCTTCAGCCCGGTCTGCAACGGCAACAAGGACGAGCTGAAGCAGGCCCGCGACTTGCTGATGGCCTCGAAGCCGAACTGGATCTCGATGGATTACGGCAATGTCGAGAAGTACGCCAAGGAAGACATCATGGCGGGCCTCAACTGGAACGGCGCTTCGATGCGCGCGCGTCTCCAGAACCCGAAGATCGTCTATGGCTATCCGAAGGAAGGCGTCGCCGTCTGGATGGATAACGTCGCGGTCATCAAGGGTGCTGCCAATATCGAGAACGCGAAGAAGTTCCAGAACTTCATCATGGACCCGGAAAACGCCGCGCTGATTTCGGACTTTGCGAAATACGCCAACGGCATCGCCGGTTCGGAGAAGTTCCTCGACAAGGAATTTGCCGCCGCGCCGGAAATCAACCTGCCGGAAGGCCAGAAGACCTTCATCCAGGCGGCCTGCCCGCCGGAAGTGACGGAACTCTATACGGCTATCTGGACCGAACTGACGAAGTAA
- a CDS encoding serine hydrolase domain-containing protein: MLDHSNLNYPPRDGWDRAPWNRWSFRHVREMVPTAEVWRGREAPSRFTREPRQLDAIRYRGENGEKSIGQFLDESFTDGFIVLHKGAIVLERYMNGMNERTLHLSQSVGKSLIGILVGIYQARGWIDIASPITRYLPELAATAYAGATVSQILDMQSGVAFDETYTDPFSDIAKIDVACQWRPRPNDGRDWPETCWDVVLSLKKRAFDHGAQFSYRSIETDVLAFALERIAGRRLPDIVSRDLWQPLGAEESANYTVDAAGYALADGGFNATLRDYARFGEMLTNDGLFNGRQIVPAEWVQACRVAEHDKFTGDYRIATPEGAYRRQFWLEDHRRPVLMCRGVFGQLIYSDPAYAFTAVKLSSWPDFRNNTLLKETLAALNALKRAVNV; this comes from the coding sequence ATGCTTGATCACAGCAATCTCAACTATCCGCCGCGCGATGGATGGGACCGGGCGCCCTGGAACCGCTGGTCGTTCCGGCATGTGCGTGAGATGGTGCCGACCGCCGAGGTCTGGCGCGGGCGCGAGGCCCCCAGCCGTTTCACGCGTGAACCACGCCAGCTCGATGCCATCCGCTATCGCGGCGAGAACGGCGAGAAGTCCATCGGCCAGTTCCTCGACGAGTCCTTCACCGACGGCTTCATCGTGCTGCACAAAGGCGCCATCGTGCTCGAGCGCTATATGAACGGCATGAATGAGCGCACGCTGCACCTCTCGCAATCGGTCGGCAAGTCGCTGATCGGCATCCTGGTCGGCATCTACCAGGCGCGTGGCTGGATCGATATCGCCTCGCCGATCACGCGCTATCTCCCCGAACTGGCAGCGACCGCCTATGCCGGTGCGACCGTGAGCCAGATTCTCGACATGCAATCCGGCGTCGCCTTCGATGAAACCTATACCGATCCCTTCTCGGACATCGCCAAGATCGATGTCGCCTGCCAGTGGCGGCCGCGCCCCAATGACGGTCGCGACTGGCCGGAGACCTGCTGGGATGTGGTGCTGAGCTTGAAGAAGCGCGCCTTCGATCACGGCGCGCAATTTTCCTATCGCTCAATCGAAACCGATGTGCTGGCCTTCGCGCTCGAACGCATTGCCGGGCGGCGCCTGCCCGACATCGTCAGCCGCGACCTGTGGCAGCCCTTGGGTGCCGAAGAAAGCGCCAACTACACCGTCGATGCCGCCGGCTATGCGCTGGCGGATGGCGGCTTCAATGCAACCTTGCGCGACTACGCCCGTTTTGGCGAGATGCTCACGAATGACGGTCTCTTCAACGGGCGGCAGATCGTGCCGGCGGAATGGGTGCAGGCCTGCCGCGTTGCCGAGCATGACAAGTTCACCGGCGATTATCGCATCGCCACACCGGAAGGTGCATATCGCCGCCAATTCTGGCTGGAGGATCACCGCCGGCCCGTGCTGATGTGCCGGGGGGTTTTCGGGCAGCTCATTTATTCCGATCCGGCCTATGCCTTCACCGCCGTGAAGCTGTCATCCTGGCCGGATTTCAGGAACAATACGCTGCTCAAGGAAACATTGGCGGCCCTGAACGCGCTGAAGCGTGCGGTGAATGTGTGA